One stretch of Zingiber officinale cultivar Zhangliang chromosome 6B, Zo_v1.1, whole genome shotgun sequence DNA includes these proteins:
- the LOC121988419 gene encoding 40S ribosomal protein SA-like, whose amino-acid sequence MAATKVLSQREQDIQMMLAADVHLGTKNCDFQMERYVYKRRTDGIFIINLGKTWEKLQLAARVIVAIENPQDIIVQSARPYGQTAVLKFAQYTGAHPIAGRHTPGTFTNQLQTSFSEPRLLILTDPRTDHQPIKESALGNIPTIAFCDTDSPMRYVDIGIPANNKGKLSIGCLYWLLARMVLQMRGTIAHGRKWEVMVDLFFYRDPEEAKEQEEVEAPVAPEFGAVAEYTGMVPTDQWPTQQWAPEIAATTAVPSVPGVEWTANQVAVVADGWDSAAAPAVEVPSAAPPAVWEPAQIAPSGWE is encoded by the exons ATGGCGGCGACGAAAGTTCTTTCGCAGAGGGAGCAGGACATCCAGATGATGCTCGCGGCCGACGTCCACCTCGGAACCAAAAATTGCGACTTCCAGATGGAGCGATACGTTTACAAGAGAAGAACTGATG GTATTTTCATTATCAATCTCGGTAAAACTTGGGAAAAGCTTCAACTTGCTGCTAGAGTGATTGTGGCAATTGAGAACCCACAAGATATCATTGTTCAGTCCGCCAGGCCCTATGGTCAGACAGCTGTACTGAAATTTGCCCAATATACTGGAGCTCATCCTATTGCTGGGAGGCACACTCCGGGAACATTTACAAATCAACTTCAGACATCTTTTAGTGAACCCCGCCTTCTCATTCTTACTGATCCGAGGACAGATCACCAG CCAATCAAGGAATCTGCACTGGGCAACATCCCTACTATTGCTTTTTGTGATACAGATTCACCAATGAGATATGTTGACATTGGTATTCCTGCTAATAACAAAGGGAAACTAAGCATTGGCTGCCTCTACTGGTTGCTGGCAAGAATGGTTCTACAAATGCGTGGGACTATTGCCCATGGGAGGAAGTGGGAAGTAATG GTAGATCTATTTTTCTACAGGGACCCTGAGGAGGCCAAGGAGCAGGAAGAAGTTGAAGCTCCTGTGGCACCTGAATTTGGTGCAGTAGCTGAGTACACTGGAATGGTACCTACTGATCAATGGCCTACCCAGCAATGGGCACCTGAGATTGCAGCTACCACTGCTGTTCCGTCGGTGCCTGGGGTTGAGTGGACAGCAAATCAAG TTGCTGTGGTCGCTGATGGGTGGGATTCAGCGGCAGCCCCTGCAGTGGAAGTTCCATCAGCAGCGCCCCCTGCAGTTTGGGAGCCTGCTCAAATTGCACCCTCAGGATGGGAGTGA
- the LOC121991280 gene encoding protein TONSOKU-like, which yields MGKGEQEELREAKRGYKEAARVGNREEEARWANEIGDIHKRRGEYIEALRWLRIDYEISSKHLPQKQLLPTCQSIGEVYLRLNRLKEALVYQKKHLQLAKDSDDLIEQQRASTQLGRTYHEIFTETESDHNALRNAKKYFKSAMKLARTLKENPTCMKSGFFLKEFIDAHNNIGMLEMDLDNYEAAEKMLLQGLKICNEEEVGEYDDARSRLHHNLGYLYTELREWGKAREHIEKDILICKKIGHLQGEAKGFINLAELHHRVQKHGDAIRCYETALDTARHLEDEDALVNQIKRNIETVKKASKVLEELKKDEQKLKRLMRIICDARGSANERKHLLEQNILLDGLIEKACMIFAWPKHLEFAKRKKNVASELCDKEKLSDSYLVIGESYLKLRNFCKARKWYMKSWNVYRSIGDLEGQALVKINIGQVLDTSGDWASALEAFKEGYRIAVQGKLLSVQMTALDNMHYSHMIRFDNVDEARKLQLDIQNLKSLLKEGVLNDQHSDYCSETETGGNSPESNCHISASQTSSDSSTSIPSLPGHVEEFDEDAPLASLVCLSKNSRKTKTSRSDPHVVRANITSGIVQDFSRGLSNSCDDQRRVGRKRVRVVISDDEVDDSEMMNGSKRTPHRSSLNDADMMNGSTRKLHRQSTNYMTPEKGKRKKLDSTCNLLSGLNINKQSQDLPQSSDSRDILSASMPIHIEESICSFKCKSPIFVADNGVDVGSLSDVGVPIASKSAPSESRLNGYPVPVRFQQSQDGACFDPLVNNHHIIKFKLGHDTLCVDLSPCIEDDKLNIELVKVEVACSYFLQLLEQKRSKGLLPVIGCLKNSGTVLCSSEPVVDFEHHVSEDVMIEVVVDEWVPKRLMKSYIDSCEKLSEPANMHLLKKLYNLEVSEDEVIISDCGLQDVSISPFLNALQAHKTLAVLDISHNSLGNETIEKIQQIFNSSNQKYGGLTLDLHCNRFGPTALFQICECSVLSARLEVLNLSGNRLTDSCSSYLSAILENCKVLFSLNIEQCSITSRTIERVAAAISFDSVLSHLSIGKNNPISGNAIVSLLTKLQSLKRFSELSLSGIRINKPAINSLCQLAQSSSLTVLKLGGTYIGSDGVIKLNETVGTGLQELVRLDLSYCGLKSHDFPRVCQNLILLGGILELNIAGNSIGQEGCNALRSALIDPGCSLESLILENCQLGLEGIIRIIQALADNESLEELRLAENTNSFTETTLLNSDAAETTNAICEVNNENDGLEVADSEDETTREERPILSGPDASCASSCQRNSFMDQHIQDICEAIISSRNLQLLDLSRNKFSEEAIDTMYAAWSSSRCDVKGSKHVGKDVVHFFVDGSYCCAKKPCCRRD from the exons ATGGGAAAAGGAGAGCAAGAGGAGCTGCGGGAGGCGAAACGGGGGTACAAGGAGGCGGCGAGAGTGGGAAATCGCGAGGAGGAGGCACGGTGGGCGAACGAGATCGGGGACATCCACAAGCGGCGAGGGGAGTACATTGAGGCCCTCCGTTGGCTTCGCATAGACTACGAGATCTCCTCCAAGCACCTACCTCAGAAACAGCTCCTTCCTACCTGCCAGTCGATCGGAGAGGTTTACCTCCGCCTCAATCGCTTGAAAGAAGCCCTCGTCTACCAG AAGAAGCATTTGCAACTCGCCAAGGATTCTGACGACCTTATTGAGCAGCAAAGAGCTAGCACACAACTTGGTCGAACTTACCATGAGATATTTACAGAAACTGAAAGTGACCATAATGCACTGAGAAATGCAAAGAAGTATTTCAAATCAGCCATGAAACTTGCACGTACTCTCAAAGAGAATCCTACTTGCATGAAATCTGGTTTCTTTCTTAAGGAGTTTATAGATGCTCATAATAACATTGGTATGCTTGAAATGGATCTTGATAACTATGAAGCAGCAGAAAAGATGCTTCTTCAAGGTCTAAAGATTTGTAATGAGGAGGAGGTTGGTGAATATGATGATGCGCGAAGTAGGCTTCACCACAATCTTGGATATCTTTATACTGAACTGCGTGAGTGGGGTAAAGCTAGAGAGCATATTGAAAAGGATATCTTAATTTGTAAGAAGATTGGTCACCTTCAAGGTGAAGCAAAGGGCTTTATCAATCTTGCAGAGTTACATCATCGAGTTCAGAAGCATGGTGATGCAATCCGTTGCTATGAAACAGCATTAGATACTGCCAGACATTTGGAAGATGAGGATGCACTTGTTAATCAGATCAAGCGGAATATTGAGACTGTAAAAAAAGCATCTAAGGTGCTTGAGGAGTTGAAGAAAGATGAACAGAAGCTTAAAAGGTTGATGAGGATCATATGTGATGCACGAGGTTCAGCAAATGAGAGAAAACATCTCTTAGAGCAAAACATTTTGCTTGATGGTCTGATTGAAAAGGCTTGTATGATATTTGCATGGCCAAAA CATCTAGAGTTTGCTAAACGGAAGAAAAACGTTGCAAGTGAACTTTGTGATAAGGAAAAGCTAAGTGATTCCTATCTGGTAATTGGAGAGTCATACCTGAAACTTAGGAACTTTTGCAAGGCACGAAAATGGTACATGAAAAGTTGGAACGTGTACAGGTCAATTGGGGACTTGGAG GGACAAGCACTGGTCAAGATAAACATTGGGCAGGTTTTGGACACTTCTGGTGACTGGGCCAGTGCACTGGAGGCATTCAAGGAGGGTTACAG AATTGCAGTTCAAGGCAAGCTGTTGTCTGTACAGATGACTGCACTTGATAACATGCACTATAGTCACATGATTAGATTTGATAATGTTGATGAAGCCAG GAAATTGCAGCTTGACATTCAGAATTTAAAGTCATTACTAAAAGAAGGTGTCTTAAATGACCAGCATAGTGATTATTGCTCTGAAACAGAAACAGGTGGCAATTCGCCTGAAAGTAACTGCCACATATCTGCGTCACAAACTTCTAGTGATTCTTCTACAAGCATACCTAGTCTTCCTGGCCATGTCGAGGAATTTGATGAAGATGCTCCTCTGGCATCACTTGTCTGTTTGAGTAAGAATTCAAGAAAGACAAAAACCTCTCGGTCAGATCCTCATGTTGTTAGAGCTAATATCACATCTGGCATTGTACAAGATTTTTCCAGAGGTTTAAGTAACTCATGCGATGATCAACGGCGAGTTGGTCGTAAACGTGTTCGTGTTGTTATTTCTGATGATGAAGTTGATGATTCTGAAATGATGAATGGCTCTAAGAGGACACCACATAGAAGTTCACTCAACGATGCTGACATGATGAATGGCTCTACAAGGAAACTACATAGACAGTCCACTAACTACATGACTCCTGAAAAAGGCAAGAGAAAGAAACTTGATTCAACTTGT AATTTGTTGAGTGGATTGAACATTAATAAACAGTCTCAG GACCTTCCTCAAAGTTCAGATTCCAGAGATATACTTAGTGCCTCTATGCCTATTCATATTGAAGAAagtatttgttcttttaaatgcAAAAGTCCCATTTTTGTGGCTGATAATGGTGTAGACGTTGGTTCTCTAAGTGATGTTGGAGTACCTATTGCATCAAAATCTGCACCTAGTGAGTCCAGGCTGAATGGATATCCAGTACCTGTTAGGTTTCAACAAAGCCAAGATGGTGCATGCTTTGATCCTTTGGTAAATAATCATCAT ATAATCAAATTTAAACTTGGACATGACACACTCTGTGTTGATTTAAGTCCTTGCATAGAAGATGACAAGTTAAATATTGAACTTGTGAAAGTTGAAGTTGCTTGTTCATACTTTCTTCAGCTGCTCGAGCAAAAAAGGTCCAAAG GTTTACTGCCTGTGATTGGATGCCTGAAGAACTCTGGAACAGTGCTATGTTCTTCAGAACCAGTTGTAGATTTTGAGCATCATGTTAGTGAAGATGTCATGATTGAAGTGGTTGTCGATG AATGGGTTCCAAAACGCCTTATGAAGTCATATATTGATAGTTGTGAGAAATTATCTGAGCCAGCCAATATGCACCTGCTAAAGAAATTGTATAACTTGGAG GTTTCTGAGGATGAAGTAATAATATCTGACTGTGGATTGCAAGATGTGTCAATATCACCTTTTCTAAATGCACTTCAAGCACATAAAACACTTGCAGTATTGGACATTTCTCATAATTCGTTGG GCAATGAGACTATTGAGAAAATTCAACAAATATTCAATTCATCAAACCAAAAATATGGGGGCTTGACACTAGATTTGCATTGTAATCGGTTTGGTCCAACTGCATTATTCCAG aTATGTGAATGCTCAGTTTTATCTGCTCGTTTAGAAGTCCTCAATCTATCTGGCAATCGCCTAACAGATTCATGCAGTTCATATCTCTCTGCTATATTAGAGAACTGCAAGG TACTTTTTAGTTTGAACATAGAACAATGTTCTATAACATCCAGAACAATCGAGAGAGTTGCTGCTGCAATAAGTTTTGATTCTGTCCTTTCTCATCTTTCAATAG GTAAAAACAACCCAATATCCGGAAATGCAATTGTTAGTTTATTAACCAAACTTCAGTCCCTGAAAAG ATTTTCTGAACTCAGTCTCAGTGGCATAAGAATAAACAAGCCTGCAATTAACAGTCTTTGCCAACTTGCTCAATCATCAAGTTTAACTGTTTTGAAGCTTGGTGGAACTTATATTGGATCT GATGGAGTAATAAAGCTAAACGAAACCGTAGGTACTGGGCTTCAAGAATTGGTGAGGTTGGATCTGTCATACTGTGGACTGAAATCTCATGATTTTCCAAGAGTTTGCCAAAATCTCATTCTACTTGGTGGTATTCTTGAGCTGAATATTGCAGGGAACTCCATTGGTCAAGAG GGTTGCAATGCTCTGCGATCAGCCCTCATTGACCCTGGATGCAGCCTCGAGTCTCTTATTCTTGAAAATTGTCAGCTTGGGCTGGAAGGAATTATCAGAATAATTCAGGCATTAGCAG ATAATGAATCATTGGAAGAGCTCCGTCTAGCTGAGAACACCAATTCATTCACGGAGACAACTTTGCTGAACTCCGATGCAGCTGAAACTACAAATGCTATTTGTGAAGTAAATAATGAGAACGATGGACTTGAAGTCGCAGATAGTGAAGATGAGACAACCAGAGAGGAGCGTCCAATCTTGTCAGGCCCTGATGCAAGTTGTGCGAGTTCATGCCAAAGGAACTCATTCATGGATCAACATATTCAAGATATCTGCGAAGCTATTATTTCTTCACGGAATCTACAACTACTCGATCTCAGTCGAAACAAGTTCTCAGAAGAAGCTATAGATACAATGTATGCAGCATGGTCATCATCCAGATGCGATGTGAAGGGTAGTAAGCATGTTGGCAAGGATGTAGTCCACTTTTTCGTGGATGGATCATATTGTTGCGCCAAAAAACCCTGCTGCAGAAGGGATTAG